In Methanococcoides sp. LMO-2, the genomic stretch AGGATCTCATGACTGGGATGACCTTCAAGGACTGCTGATTCCATATCAAGACCAGCATCCGATGCAAATTCTTCCACTTTCTTCAAGGAGTCATTTCCTTCAGTCTCGAGAAGTTCATACATCATCTCCCATCCTGCATCCATTGGAATAGAAGCAAAAGCAGCGGTATCCACCACATAAACAACATACAACTTTGCCCCACTCAATTTCGCAAATTCAATACCATAGGATATTGCCTTTCTGTTCTTTTCAGAACCATCGGTTGCTATCAATATTTTCTTGTATAATTCGCTTGTCATATTACCCTCGCCATCAGTTGTTTGTATGGATAATGGATAAAATATCATCTGGCCTGCCTCTTCTGACC encodes the following:
- a CDS encoding universal stress protein codes for the protein MTSELYKKILIATDGSEKNRKAISYGIEFAKLSGAKLYVVYVVDTAAFASIPMDAGWEMMYELLETEGNDSLKKVEEFASDAGLDMESAVLEGHPSHEILEYAKDNNIDLIVVGTLGKGGIDRFLLGSVAEKVTRNSEVPVLVVRSEKDE